A single genomic interval of Rosistilla ulvae harbors:
- a CDS encoding HD-GYP domain-containing protein, whose amino-acid sequence MADSALASRTRCTDDPQFDPDALIQQVESLEQEVQSLTEQVTRDFEELALLQSLAVSMELRTSTPEPMALMLDFLPKLPLSTMCQAVALVPNIEMFADHKPNEGNAFTLWSGDPLVEDDVCRKIIATYGENAKVDPVVINDLAADQIDSRIRDIILVEIRHADRLAGWLIACNHVKPAGTLPGVRDGFTTIEANLILTAGSILATQLHNTRLLRQKEQLFTDVVRAMVNAVEARDDYTCGHSERVALFAKELAREAGLTVTDCDRIYLTGLLHDVGKIAVPDAVLQKPGLLNAEERSVIETHPDVGWRILYPLVNQLSEVLPGVLFHHERIDGKGYPDGLVGEEIPLDGRILAISDAYDAMTSDRPYRGGMPQEKAEEILRSGAGTQWDADLIGHFFDAMPRMVAIRESYNRREPQARQHGSYMPVEG is encoded by the coding sequence ATGGCCGATTCAGCTCTCGCTTCGCGCACACGTTGCACCGACGATCCACAATTCGATCCCGACGCACTCATCCAGCAAGTCGAGAGTCTGGAGCAGGAGGTTCAGTCGTTGACCGAACAGGTCACCCGCGATTTTGAAGAATTGGCGTTGCTGCAATCGCTAGCCGTTTCGATGGAGCTGCGAACGTCGACGCCCGAACCGATGGCGCTGATGCTCGACTTCTTGCCCAAGCTGCCACTGTCGACGATGTGCCAAGCGGTTGCCTTGGTCCCGAACATCGAAATGTTTGCCGATCACAAGCCGAACGAAGGCAATGCGTTTACATTGTGGAGCGGCGATCCGTTGGTCGAAGACGACGTCTGCCGAAAGATCATCGCCACCTACGGCGAAAACGCGAAGGTCGATCCGGTCGTGATCAACGACCTGGCCGCAGATCAGATCGACTCGCGAATCCGCGATATCATCCTTGTCGAAATCCGGCACGCCGATCGCTTGGCCGGTTGGCTGATCGCGTGCAATCACGTGAAACCTGCGGGAACTCTGCCCGGAGTTCGCGACGGCTTTACGACGATCGAAGCGAATCTGATCCTGACCGCCGGATCGATCCTGGCAACTCAATTGCACAACACGCGGTTGTTGCGACAGAAAGAGCAGCTGTTCACCGATGTCGTCCGCGCAATGGTCAACGCCGTCGAAGCACGGGATGATTACACGTGCGGTCACAGCGAACGGGTCGCTCTCTTTGCGAAGGAGTTGGCACGCGAAGCCGGTCTCACCGTGACCGATTGCGATCGCATCTACCTGACCGGCCTGCTGCACGATGTTGGTAAGATCGCCGTTCCCGATGCGGTCCTCCAGAAACCGGGGCTGTTGAACGCCGAAGAGCGGAGCGTGATCGAAACCCATCCCGACGTCGGCTGGCGGATTTTGTATCCGTTGGTCAATCAGCTGTCGGAAGTTCTCCCCGGCGTTCTGTTCCATCACGAACGGATCGATGGCAAAGGTTATCCCGACGGGCTTGTCGGCGAAGAGATCCCTTTGGATGGACGGATCTTGGCGATCAGCGACGCCTACGACGCGATGACCAGCGATCGACCGTACCGAGGCGGGATGCCTCAGGAGAAGGCGGAAGAGATCCTTCGCAGTGGCGCCGGAACGCAGTGGGATGCCGACCTGATCGGTCACTTCTTCGACGCCATGCCGCGGATGGTCGCGATCCGCGAAAGCTACAACCGCCGCGAACCACAGGCGCGCCAACACGGTTCCTACATGCCTGTCGAAGGCTAA
- a CDS encoding DUF1501 domain-containing protein — protein sequence MKNVTSRRQMLSASACGFGSLALADLMTRQAQAAAPSGPMAQQLTHHLPRARRVIFLFMHGGPSHVDTFDYKPRLQADDGKDLPYDLPTTAIDAKLKLLGSPWKFKQHGQSGLWCSELMPHTAKHLDEMCIVKSLHSRGQSHGQAVSMLNTGSDNLVRPSVGSWLSYGLGSENEDLPSFVALAPSTGHGGPRNYGTAFLPAIHQATAIGSNGKLGDAQVKYLNRADLSATEQHRQMDLLQTLNRRHLDRAGQDQQIEGAIESYELAFRMQQAAPQVLSLDEEPQHILDLYGVGKQPTDNFGRSCLLARRLAEAGVRFIQVSTGNVWDQHSNLKSGHEKNSLKTDQPVAGLIQDLKQRGMLEETLIVWGGEFGRTPVVQGANGRDHNPQGFTMWMAGGGVKGGTSYGETDEFGYYSQQDRVHMHDLHATILHLMGLDHQRLTYRYAGRDFRLTDVAGRVVTELFA from the coding sequence ATGAAAAACGTAACCTCGCGACGACAGATGCTTTCGGCTTCGGCATGCGGCTTCGGTTCGCTGGCCCTCGCCGATTTGATGACACGTCAGGCGCAAGCGGCCGCTCCCAGCGGGCCGATGGCTCAACAGTTGACACATCATCTGCCCCGCGCCCGCCGCGTGATCTTCCTGTTCATGCACGGCGGCCCCAGCCACGTCGACACGTTTGATTACAAGCCGCGTCTGCAAGCCGACGACGGAAAGGACCTGCCGTACGATCTGCCGACGACAGCGATCGACGCCAAGCTGAAGCTGTTGGGCAGCCCGTGGAAATTCAAGCAGCATGGCCAGAGCGGACTGTGGTGCAGCGAATTAATGCCGCACACGGCCAAACATCTCGATGAGATGTGCATCGTCAAATCGCTGCACAGCCGTGGGCAATCGCATGGCCAAGCGGTCAGCATGCTGAACACCGGCAGCGACAACCTCGTCCGGCCGTCGGTCGGATCGTGGCTCAGTTACGGACTGGGAAGCGAAAACGAAGACCTGCCGTCGTTTGTCGCCCTCGCCCCCAGTACCGGTCACGGCGGCCCGAGGAACTATGGAACCGCTTTCCTTCCCGCGATCCACCAAGCGACAGCGATCGGCAGCAACGGCAAGCTGGGGGACGCGCAGGTCAAATACCTGAATCGCGCCGATCTTTCCGCAACGGAACAGCACCGGCAGATGGACTTGCTGCAAACGCTCAACCGTCGCCACTTGGATCGGGCTGGCCAGGACCAGCAGATCGAAGGGGCAATCGAATCGTATGAGTTGGCGTTTCGGATGCAGCAGGCCGCGCCGCAGGTGCTGTCGCTTGACGAAGAACCTCAACACATATTGGACCTCTACGGCGTCGGCAAACAACCGACCGATAACTTCGGCCGCAGTTGTCTGTTAGCGCGGCGGCTGGCCGAAGCGGGAGTCCGTTTCATTCAGGTCTCGACCGGCAACGTCTGGGATCAACACAGCAACCTGAAGAGCGGACACGAGAAGAACTCTCTGAAAACCGACCAACCGGTCGCCGGTTTGATTCAAGATCTCAAGCAGCGGGGAATGTTGGAGGAGACGCTGATCGTCTGGGGGGGCGAATTTGGCCGCACGCCGGTCGTGCAGGGCGCCAACGGCCGCGACCACAATCCGCAAGGCTTCACGATGTGGATGGCCGGTGGCGGCGTGAAAGGTGGGACCAGCTATGGCGAGACCGACGAATTCGGTTATTATTCACAGCAGGATCGGGTTCACATGCACGACTTGCACGCTACCATTTTGCATTTAATGGGGCTCGATCATCAAAGGCTCACCTATCGATATGCCGGTCGCGACTTCCGCTTGACCGATGTCGCGGGCCGTGTTGTGACCGAGTTGTTTGCGTAA
- a CDS encoding DinB family protein, producing MSNFIGNMIADSLSRGINYADSLVKDLPADQFARFAPGKEGPIVSNHPAFIVGHLSIYAPRVVDQLGQDATAYQPTEAENALFSPAAKCQDDPNGLIYPGKEVLLDRFTTVYQAALTTLRNATDDQFMVPNPAEGRLRELFPTLGGMHAFYTGGHFMLHMGQLSAWRRMMGMAPA from the coding sequence ATGAGTAACTTCATTGGAAACATGATCGCCGATTCTTTGAGCCGCGGCATCAACTACGCCGACAGCCTGGTGAAGGATCTGCCCGCGGATCAATTCGCTCGCTTTGCCCCAGGCAAAGAGGGACCGATCGTTTCGAATCACCCCGCATTCATCGTGGGGCACTTGAGCATCTACGCTCCACGCGTCGTCGACCAACTGGGGCAAGACGCGACCGCATATCAACCGACCGAAGCGGAGAACGCGCTCTTTTCGCCAGCGGCCAAGTGCCAGGACGATCCCAACGGCCTGATCTATCCTGGAAAGGAAGTGCTGCTGGACCGCTTCACCACGGTTTATCAAGCCGCGCTGACGACGCTGCGAAACGCGACCGACGATCAATTCATGGTCCCCAACCCCGCCGAAGGGCGACTCCGCGAACTGTTCCCAACGCTCGGCGGAATGCACGCCTTTTACACCGGCGGTCACTTCATGCTGCACATGGGGCAATTGAGCGCCTGGCGTCGCATGATGGGCATGGCTCCGGCATAG
- a CDS encoding DUF1553 domain-containing protein encodes MLIRLTCIGLIAIAATAQADPLSKADYFEQHIRPVLIKHCYECHAENSEELGGSLLLDSADGWRTGGDSGPAIVPSNAAESLLISALEFESVEMPPSGRLPDEVIDHFRHWIDQGAFDPREETGTHPASKGIDLDAGRDFWSFQNPQEASPPAVPGSDWAWSDIDRFVEARRLQAELPYPGDADPIVSLRRLTFDLTGLPPSPELIQQFSDDPSPEHWRRIVDRQLASFGFAEHWGRHWLDVARYADSNGADFNATFHDAWRYRQFVVDAMATDKPFDEFVRQQIAGDLMPSDSDADRIENLVATGFLMLGSKMLSERDKAKLKMDIVDDQIDTVGRAFLGMTLGCARCHDHKFDPIPTKDYYALAGIFSSTKVLDGESQRYVSTWVKRDLPTRSEHRAAVEQHAAAKKELTSQLAATKKQLASLRKAAPRNWGGTVVDDTEAKRTGHWKESLLTQPFYGAGYIHDDNKNKGETSVAFSTNLAAGRYEVRIAYTGAGSRAANVPIEIHTASGIQQATLNQSKPGSIAGLWESIGEYDFAADRPATVIMRNTGTQGYVIADAVQFLKPGEEAQQPADSKKQQQMIAAVSAEIKSLEAAIRDHDKTAPPPLPRAMAVVDEKQVEDACLCIRGEPHNKGPVVPRGFLQVVSSGSSIAIPADQSGRLQLADWITDPDNPLTARVIVNRVWMHLIGQGLVRTVDNFGQLGDRPSHPELLDTLAIQFVREGWSIKTLVRKIVLSRVYRQSSNYHPVAFESDPDNRLLWRGHRKRLPAEALRDTMLVAAERLDRVPTVQPMQKFGVLVNNNTASSGAAQLAQTNRRSMYLQIIRGQLPPMLATFDFADPDILVGRRPATNVPSQALVMLNSDTVIDMSQQIAARIAETSEPLDAQIEAAYLRCLQRYPQSDERELAGEFIGDDPQRLAQFIQILMASTEYRFLD; translated from the coding sequence ATGCTGATTCGCCTGACATGCATCGGATTGATCGCAATCGCCGCCACCGCTCAGGCCGATCCGCTCTCCAAGGCGGACTATTTTGAACAGCACATTCGCCCGGTGCTGATCAAACATTGCTACGAATGCCACGCGGAAAACTCCGAAGAACTCGGCGGCAGCCTGCTGTTGGATTCGGCCGATGGTTGGCGTACCGGCGGCGATAGCGGTCCGGCAATCGTTCCTTCCAACGCTGCCGAGAGTCTGCTGATCTCGGCGCTCGAGTTCGAATCGGTCGAGATGCCACCGAGCGGTCGCTTGCCCGATGAAGTGATCGACCACTTCCGGCACTGGATCGATCAAGGCGCATTCGATCCGCGCGAAGAAACCGGCACGCATCCTGCCTCCAAAGGGATCGACCTCGATGCGGGACGCGACTTCTGGTCGTTCCAGAATCCTCAAGAGGCCTCCCCGCCGGCGGTCCCCGGTTCCGACTGGGCGTGGTCGGACATCGATCGCTTCGTCGAAGCGCGTCGCCTGCAGGCGGAACTTCCCTATCCGGGAGACGCCGATCCGATCGTCAGCCTACGACGCTTGACCTTCGACCTGACCGGTCTGCCACCGTCCCCCGAACTGATTCAACAATTCAGCGACGACCCGTCGCCGGAGCACTGGCGTCGGATCGTCGATCGCCAACTCGCGTCGTTCGGATTCGCGGAACACTGGGGACGGCATTGGTTGGACGTCGCCCGATACGCCGACTCCAACGGCGCCGACTTCAACGCGACCTTTCACGACGCTTGGCGTTACCGTCAGTTTGTCGTCGACGCGATGGCGACCGATAAACCGTTTGATGAGTTTGTCCGCCAACAGATCGCCGGCGACCTGATGCCCAGCGACTCCGACGCCGATCGGATCGAAAACCTTGTCGCCACCGGGTTCTTGATGCTCGGATCGAAGATGCTCAGCGAACGCGACAAGGCGAAGCTGAAGATGGATATCGTCGACGATCAAATCGACACCGTCGGCCGCGCGTTCCTCGGGATGACACTGGGATGTGCCCGTTGCCATGATCACAAGTTCGATCCGATCCCAACCAAAGACTATTACGCTTTGGCGGGAATCTTCTCCAGCACCAAGGTGTTGGATGGCGAATCGCAGCGGTACGTCAGCACGTGGGTCAAACGCGATCTGCCGACACGCAGCGAACATCGCGCGGCGGTCGAACAGCATGCGGCGGCGAAGAAGGAACTGACCAGCCAACTAGCCGCCACCAAGAAACAACTCGCCTCGCTCCGCAAAGCGGCTCCACGCAACTGGGGCGGAACGGTTGTCGACGATACCGAAGCCAAGCGAACGGGGCACTGGAAAGAGTCGCTGCTGACGCAACCGTTTTATGGTGCCGGCTACATTCACGACGACAACAAAAACAAGGGAGAGACGTCGGTCGCGTTCTCCACCAACCTGGCGGCGGGACGTTATGAGGTGCGGATCGCCTACACCGGGGCGGGCAGCCGTGCCGCCAACGTACCGATCGAAATCCACACCGCGTCGGGGATTCAACAGGCAACGCTCAACCAATCCAAACCAGGTTCGATCGCTGGCTTGTGGGAATCGATCGGCGAATACGACTTTGCCGCCGACAGGCCGGCGACGGTGATCATGCGGAACACCGGGACACAAGGGTACGTGATCGCCGATGCGGTTCAGTTCCTGAAGCCGGGGGAAGAAGCTCAGCAACCAGCGGACAGCAAGAAGCAACAACAGATGATCGCGGCAGTCTCCGCCGAGATCAAATCGCTGGAAGCCGCGATCCGCGACCACGACAAGACCGCTCCGCCGCCGCTGCCTCGAGCGATGGCGGTGGTCGATGAGAAACAAGTCGAAGACGCCTGCTTGTGCATCCGCGGCGAACCCCACAACAAGGGCCCGGTCGTGCCGCGCGGCTTCCTGCAAGTCGTCTCCAGCGGTTCGTCGATCGCGATCCCGGCGGACCAAAGCGGCCGGTTGCAGCTGGCCGATTGGATCACCGACCCCGACAATCCGCTGACCGCACGCGTGATCGTCAACCGCGTCTGGATGCACTTGATCGGTCAGGGGCTGGTCCGAACCGTCGACAACTTTGGCCAACTGGGCGATCGCCCCAGCCATCCCGAGCTGCTCGACACGCTGGCGATTCAGTTTGTCCGCGAGGGCTGGTCGATCAAAACGCTGGTCCGCAAGATTGTGCTCAGCCGCGTTTATCGTCAGTCGTCGAACTATCATCCCGTTGCGTTTGAGTCCGATCCGGACAACCGCTTGTTGTGGCGTGGGCATCGCAAGCGCCTGCCAGCCGAAGCGCTGCGCGACACGATGCTGGTCGCCGCCGAACGCTTGGACCGCGTGCCAACGGTGCAACCGATGCAGAAGTTTGGCGTGTTGGTGAACAACAACACCGCCAGTTCGGGAGCGGCTCAGTTGGCGCAAACCAATCGCCGCAGCATGTACCTGCAAATCATTCGCGGCCAGTTGCCGCCGATGCTGGCGACATTCGACTTTGCCGATCCCGACATCCTCGTCGGTCGCCGCCCCGCGACCAACGTCCCCTCCCAAGCGTTGGTGATGTTGAACAGCGACACGGTGATCGACATGTCTCAACAGATCGCCGCCCGGATCGCTGAAACATCCGAACCTCTGGATGCGCAGATCGAAGCGGCCTACCTCCGCTGCTTGCAACGTTATCCGCAGAGCGACGAACGCGAACTCGCAGGAGAGTTCATCGGCGACGACCCGCAGCGTCTCGCCCAGTTCATTCAGATCCTAATGGCCAGCACCGAATACCGATTCCTGGATTGA
- a CDS encoding SGNH/GDSL hydrolase family protein produces the protein MSVDRSNRQRAESPMNDVDSVNASVGQVATDAGEIRKVKSKRLRRLLLFGGALTIAALAYIELNLRRPIGSGPAGPEVAAAAFREQWSSRQFKLLGIGDSVTAGLGAKSPAHSYFQRMLRNPEDEFAAMQGLCLSAVLPNIEAENLAVSGSTSPMHWDVVQRLEPHSAETFGIVVLTTGGNDLIHSYGRSPAREGAMYGATLEQAEPWIKNFAARLDRMLDQIDESFPGGCEMFLANIYDPTDGVGDAPSIFLPPWPDGLAIHARYNAIILDAAKRRPNVTLVPMYEAFLGHGSHCRQFWRETYDSSDPHYWYFSNIEDPNDRGYDAIRRLFLNAVVSRQSVFAQ, from the coding sequence ATGAGTGTCGACCGATCCAATCGCCAGCGAGCGGAGAGTCCGATGAATGATGTCGATTCTGTGAATGCCAGCGTTGGACAGGTTGCGACCGATGCGGGGGAGATCCGCAAGGTGAAGAGCAAGCGGTTGCGTCGGTTGCTGCTTTTCGGCGGCGCCTTGACGATCGCTGCGCTGGCCTACATCGAATTGAATCTGCGTCGACCGATCGGCAGCGGTCCGGCGGGGCCGGAGGTTGCTGCAGCCGCTTTTCGCGAGCAGTGGTCGTCGCGGCAATTCAAGCTGCTGGGGATTGGCGATAGTGTGACGGCCGGCTTGGGAGCCAAGAGTCCTGCGCATTCCTACTTCCAACGCATGCTGCGGAATCCCGAGGATGAGTTTGCTGCAATGCAGGGCCTCTGTTTATCGGCCGTGCTGCCCAACATCGAAGCCGAAAATCTGGCGGTCTCCGGATCGACATCGCCGATGCACTGGGATGTCGTGCAGCGTCTGGAACCCCATTCCGCGGAGACCTTTGGAATTGTTGTGCTCACCACCGGCGGGAACGATCTGATCCACAGCTACGGTCGCTCGCCGGCTCGCGAAGGGGCCATGTATGGAGCGACGCTGGAGCAGGCCGAACCGTGGATCAAAAACTTTGCAGCCCGGCTGGACCGGATGCTCGACCAGATCGATGAAAGCTTTCCCGGCGGCTGTGAGATGTTTCTAGCCAACATCTACGATCCGACCGATGGAGTCGGCGACGCGCCAAGTATCTTTCTGCCGCCGTGGCCCGACGGGCTGGCAATCCATGCTCGCTATAACGCGATCATCCTGGACGCCGCCAAACGGCGGCCGAACGTGACGCTTGTGCCGATGTACGAAGCTTTTTTGGGGCACGGATCGCATTGCCGGCAGTTCTGGCGAGAGACCTACGACAGCAGCGATCCACACTATTGGTACTTCAGCAATATCGAAGATCCCAACGATCGCGGCTACGACGCCATCCGGCGACTGTTCCTCAACGCAGTCGTGTCGCGGCAGTCGGTATTTGCACAATAG
- a CDS encoding prolyl oligopeptidase family serine peptidase, whose protein sequence is MHPTSTFAIATAIGLISSLASTTLAQNDTPKMPSIQYPPAPRDAIIDDYHGTPVADPYRWLEDTESEQTAAWVAAENKITRTFLDQIPERTAIRDRLTELWNYERFTQPRSRQSTYFYTHNSGLQNQSLLYVAEGLDAPRRVLIDPNKLSEDGTMALAGWSPTDDGSLLAYSIADGGSDWRTWRVRDVASGEDRDDVVRWVKFSGIAWMPDNSGFFYGRYAEPSDGEELTGTNYNQQLYFHKLGTDQSEDRLIYERPDNKEWGFTPEVTEDGRYLIITNWKGSEPQNQIFIQPLGDPKLPVTELIGGFDAEYSLIGNDESILYFLTDNDAPRRRVIAVDADDPRRDQWREVIPQNENVIEDCSLLGEEFFTTSMKDALSQIDVYNKQGEVVKQIELPGLGSAGGFGGQRDATETFYSFTNYVTPPSIFRYDLKTGESTLWRAPELNFDASRFVTKQVFYESKDGTRVPMIITHRADLKLDGSNPTLLYAYGGFNISLTPGFSPAMAVWMDRGGIYAVPNLRGGGEYGRSWHEAGMQEKKQNVFDDFIAAAEYLIQQNYTCSDKLAIRGGSNGGLLVGAVMTQRPELFGACLPAVGVMDMLRFHKFTIGWAWVTEFGSSDDPEQFKTLLNYSPLHQIKPGTCYPPTLITTADRDDRVVPGHSFKFAAALQAAQSCDNPTLIRIETRAGHGAGTPVTKYIDQYADLWAFLTRVLQ, encoded by the coding sequence ATGCATCCCACCTCAACGTTTGCCATCGCCACGGCGATCGGCCTGATCTCGTCCCTTGCGTCCACCACACTCGCTCAAAACGACACGCCTAAAATGCCTTCGATCCAATACCCGCCAGCTCCTCGCGACGCAATTATCGACGATTATCACGGCACTCCCGTCGCCGATCCCTATCGTTGGTTGGAGGATACCGAGAGCGAACAAACCGCCGCTTGGGTCGCTGCCGAAAACAAGATCACTCGCACCTTCCTGGATCAGATTCCCGAGCGAACAGCGATCCGCGATCGCTTGACTGAACTCTGGAACTACGAGCGTTTTACGCAGCCGCGCAGTCGCCAATCGACTTACTTCTACACGCACAACTCGGGGCTGCAGAACCAGAGTCTGTTGTATGTGGCCGAGGGCCTCGATGCGCCGCGGCGGGTTTTGATCGACCCCAATAAGTTGAGCGAAGATGGGACGATGGCCCTGGCCGGTTGGTCGCCGACCGACGACGGCAGCCTGTTGGCCTACAGCATCGCCGACGGCGGCAGCGATTGGCGCACGTGGCGCGTCCGCGACGTCGCCAGCGGCGAAGACCGCGACGATGTCGTCCGTTGGGTCAAGTTCAGCGGGATCGCTTGGATGCCCGACAACAGCGGTTTCTTCTATGGACGCTATGCCGAACCCTCCGATGGCGAAGAGCTGACCGGCACCAACTACAACCAACAACTCTACTTCCACAAACTGGGAACCGACCAGTCCGAAGATCGTTTGATCTACGAACGCCCCGACAACAAGGAGTGGGGCTTCACGCCCGAGGTGACCGAGGATGGGCGGTACCTGATCATCACGAACTGGAAGGGCAGCGAGCCGCAGAATCAGATCTTCATCCAACCGCTGGGCGATCCCAAGTTGCCGGTTACCGAATTGATCGGCGGCTTCGACGCGGAGTACTCGTTGATCGGCAACGATGAATCGATCCTCTACTTTTTGACCGACAACGACGCGCCGCGGCGACGCGTGATCGCTGTCGACGCCGACGATCCCCGCCGCGACCAGTGGCGCGAAGTGATCCCGCAAAACGAAAACGTGATCGAAGACTGCAGTCTGCTGGGAGAGGAGTTTTTCACGACTTCGATGAAAGATGCACTCAGCCAAATCGACGTCTACAACAAACAAGGCGAAGTTGTCAAACAGATCGAACTGCCGGGTCTCGGTTCCGCGGGCGGATTTGGCGGCCAACGCGACGCGACGGAGACCTTCTACTCCTTCACCAACTACGTCACGCCTCCGAGCATCTTCCGGTACGACTTGAAGACCGGCGAGAGCACGCTTTGGCGCGCACCGGAGCTGAACTTCGACGCATCCCGCTTTGTGACGAAGCAGGTCTTTTACGAGAGCAAAGATGGCACGCGTGTGCCGATGATCATCACGCACCGCGCCGACCTGAAGCTGGACGGCAGCAACCCGACGCTGCTGTACGCTTATGGCGGGTTCAACATCTCGCTGACGCCCGGCTTCTCACCCGCGATGGCTGTCTGGATGGATCGTGGCGGGATCTATGCGGTCCCCAACCTGCGAGGCGGCGGCGAATACGGGCGATCGTGGCACGAAGCGGGAATGCAGGAGAAGAAACAAAACGTCTTTGACGACTTCATCGCCGCAGCGGAGTATCTGATCCAACAGAACTACACCTGCAGCGACAAGCTGGCGATTCGCGGCGGCAGCAACGGCGGCTTGCTTGTTGGTGCGGTGATGACGCAGCGTCCCGAGCTGTTTGGCGCCTGCTTGCCCGCGGTGGGCGTGATGGACATGTTGCGGTTCCACAAGTTCACGATCGGTTGGGCTTGGGTGACCGAATTTGGCAGCAGCGACGATCCGGAACAGTTTAAGACGCTGTTGAACTATTCGCCGCTGCATCAGATCAAACCGGGGACCTGTTATCCGCCGACCTTGATCACAACCGCCGATCGCGACGACCGTGTCGTCCCCGGGCACAGCTTCAAATTTGCCGCGGCGCTGCAAGCTGCACAAAGCTGCGACAACCCAACGCTGATCCGAATCGAAACTCGCGCCGGCCACGGAGCGGGAACTCCGGTGACGAAATACATCGATCAATACGCCGACCTGTGGGCTTTCCTGACGCGCGTGCTGCAGTAA
- a CDS encoding phosphopantothenoylcysteine decarboxylase domain-containing protein, whose product MAKILITSGPTRQYLDPVRYLTNASSGRMGAALAQAALDLGHQVVVVSGPVSVTYPAAAQVIDVLTTQQMLEVAHREFQQCDGAIGAAAPCDYQPQQVETEKISKTGKPLQLNLVETPDVVATLGERKRSDQWVVGFALETQDRHFRAIVKLEKKHCDLMVSNGPEAIDSAENQVDLIDTEGQLLEQISGSKLEVARGILDVIDARLIR is encoded by the coding sequence ATGGCCAAAATATTGATCACGTCGGGGCCGACCCGACAGTACCTGGACCCTGTCCGCTATCTGACCAATGCATCGAGCGGACGGATGGGGGCTGCGTTGGCCCAAGCCGCACTCGATTTAGGCCACCAGGTCGTGGTCGTCAGCGGGCCCGTTAGCGTCACCTATCCGGCAGCAGCCCAAGTGATCGACGTCCTGACCACGCAACAGATGCTGGAAGTCGCTCACCGCGAGTTCCAGCAGTGCGATGGTGCGATCGGCGCGGCGGCACCTTGCGATTACCAGCCTCAGCAGGTGGAAACGGAGAAGATCTCCAAAACGGGCAAGCCGCTGCAACTGAATCTGGTCGAGACTCCCGATGTCGTCGCCACCCTCGGCGAACGCAAGCGGAGCGATCAATGGGTCGTGGGATTTGCGTTAGAGACGCAGGATCGGCACTTCCGGGCGATCGTGAAACTGGAAAAGAAGCACTGCGACCTGATGGTCAGCAATGGCCCCGAAGCGATCGATTCAGCTGAAAACCAAGTCGACCTGATCGACACCGAAGGTCAATTGCTCGAGCAGATTTCGGGCTCGAAGCTGGAAGTGGCTCGTGGGATCTTGGACGTGATCGACGCGCGCTTGATCCGTTAA